The following coding sequences are from one Helicoverpa armigera isolate CAAS_96S chromosome 2, ASM3070526v1, whole genome shotgun sequence window:
- the LOC110372048 gene encoding cryptochrome-1 isoform X1: MLGGSVLWFRHGLRLHDNPSLHSALEEKGFPFFPIFIFDGETAGTKLVGYNRMRYLLEALDDLDSQFKKFGGRLIMLKGKPNVVFRRLWEEFGIRKLCFEQDCEPVWRARDDSVKSACKEIGVVCREHVSHTLWEPETVIKANGGIPPLTYQMFLHTVATIGDPPRPVPNIDFTGVKFGSLPECFYQEFTVYDKTPKPEDLGVFLENEDIRMIRWVGGETTALKQMQQRLSVEYETFLRGSYLPTHGNPDLLGPPISLSPALRFGCLSVRSFYWAVQDLFRQVHQGRLTTNSASHFITGQLIWREYFYTMSVNNPNYGQMAGNPICLDIPWKNPEGDELQRWVEGRTGFPFVDAAMRQLRTEGWLHHAARNTVASFLTRGTLWLSWEHGLNHFLKYLLDADWSVCAGNWMWVSSSAFEALLDSGECACPVRLGQRLDPSGEYVRRYVPELARMPVEYIYEPWKAPIDVQERATCVIGKDYPAPVVNHLVAAQRNKNAMKWLSRTVADRLQKDSWLDIVGELRHMLQKAPPHCCPSSEDEIRQFMWLNE; encoded by the exons ATGCTTGGTGGAAGTGTCCTCTGGTTCCGTCACGGGCTGCGTCTCCATGACAACCCGTCTCTTCACTCTGCGCTGGAAGAGAAGGGATTCCCTTTCTTCCCTATCTTTATCTTCGATGGAGAAACTGCTG GTACTAAACTGGTTGGCTACAACCGTATGCGGTATCTCCTGGAAGCTCTCGATGACCTGGACAGCCAGTTCAAGAAGTTTGGAGGCAGGCTTATTATGCTGAAGGGAAAGCCTAATGTCGTATTCCGAAGACTTTGGGAGGAATTCG GCATCCGTAAGCTCTGCTTCGAGCAAGACTGCGAGCCAGTATGGCGGGCGCGCGATGACAGCGTGAAGAGCGCCTGCAAGGAGATCGGCGTGGTGTGCCGGGAACATGTCTCTCATACTCTATGGGAGCCCGAGACTGTCATCAAAGCTAATGGGGGGATTCCGCCGCTTACTTACCAGATGTTTTTG cATACGGTAGCAACTATTGGTGATCCCCCGCGCCCAGTCCCCAACATCGACTTCACGGGAGTCAAATTTGGTAGCCTCCCCGAGTGCTTCTACCAAGAGTTTACGGTCTACGATAAG ACTCCTAAACCTGAAGACCTAGGCGTGTTCCTTGAGAACGAGGACATCAGGATGATTCGTTGGGTGGGCGGAGAGACCACCGCGCTTAAGCAGATGCAACAACGTCTGTCTGTCGAATATGAGACATTCCTCAG GGGTTCGTATTTGCCGACCCATGGCAACCCTGACTTATTGGGACCACCGATATCTTTGAGCCCTGCGCTGCGATTTGGATGTCTCTCAGTGAGGAG CTTCTACTGGGCTGTGCAAGATCTTTTCCGTCAAGTGCATCAGGGTCGTCTCACCACCAATTCTGCATCTCATTTTATTACAG GTCAGCTAATCTGGCGCGAATATTTCTACACGATGAGCGTGAACAACCCTAACTATGGCCAAATGGCTGGCAATCCTATCTGCTTGGATATCCCCTGGAAGAATCCTGAAGGGGATGAGTTGCagag ATGGGTAGAAGGCCGCACCGGTTTCCCGTTCGTGGACGCAGCAATGCGTCAGCTGCGCACGGAAGGCTGGTTGCACCATGCGGCGCGTAACACTGTGGCCTCGTTCCTCACTAGAGGCACGCTGTGGCTGTCGTGGGAACACGGCCTTAATCACTTCTTGAAGTATCTGCTGGATGCTGATTG GTCAGTCTGCGCCGGCAACTGGATGTGGGTATCATCATCAGCGTTCGAGGCTCTGCTGGACTCGGGCGAGTGCGCGTGCCCCGTGCGGCTGGGGCAGCGCCTCGACCCCAGCGGCGAGTACGTGCGCCGATACGTGCCCGAGCTAGCGCGCATGCCGGTGGAGTATAT TTACGAGCCGTGGAAGGCGCCTATCGACGTACAAGAGCGAGCCACCTGCGTCATCGGCAAGGACTACCCGGCGCCCGTCGTCAACCACTTGGTGGCTGCTCAGAGGAACAAGAACGCTATGAAG TGGTTGAGCCGCACTGTCGCCGACCGACTGCAGAAGGACAGTTGGCTCGACATAGTCGGG GAACTCCGTCATATGTTACAAAAGGCGCCTCCCCACTGCTGCCCGTCCTCAGAAGACGAGATCCGACAATTCATGTGGCTCAACGAGTAA
- the LOC126054004 gene encoding uncharacterized protein LOC126054004, with protein MTTKNSCIIQSNHNMSTYNFLFEYFVKFCGVCFSSVVLNKSCFQVRLYKGTRSLRKYYVVLYYRPTSTYDVCCILVRNKFCFGFKNFFKMAPQTGSATPEQIETLLNFLDEHRDLARGRLRGSDGSAHAKRLWEELCNNLNSMGGCTKTVQQWQKVWFDRKHLAKKAAADSRRLASATGGGPLTAPQLSQWQLKILSIMGFGFGDRQTGARVPAFMEINEPIPSTSSQTSHPVRIPQPFDVDNPEEFLEYVEPSQEDRQLSQPESLAVTAAYVPPTFTQECPTFTPSSRRTRSTRRRSASTDVRSRLYQYEEERAQRDGDKRRACRHQGRIGRHQCYPVAAA; from the exons ATGACAACCAAAAATAGCTGCATAATACAATCTAATCATAACATGTCAacttacaattttttgtttgaatacttTGTAAAGTTTTGTGGAGTGTGTTTCTCAAGTGtcgtattaaataaatcatgtttccAAGTGCGTTTATACAAAGGTACGCGTTCCTTAAGGAAGTATTATGTCGTACTTTACTACAGACCTACTTCTACGTACGACGTCTGCTGTATTTTGGTTCGCaacaagttttgttttggatttaaaaacttt tttaaaatggCTCCACAAACGGGTTCGGCAACTCCTGAACAAATCGAAACCCTTCTCAATTTCCTGGACGAACACAGAGATTTAGCTCGCGGGAGATTGAGAGGTAGTGACGGGAGTGCCCACGCAAAGAGGCTGTGGGAAGAATTGTGTAACAATCTTAATTCGATGGGTGGTTGCACTAAAACTGTTCAACAGTGGCAAAAG GTATGGTTTGATCGCAAACATCTCGCGAAGAAAGCTGCTGCTGATTCTCGTAGGTTGGCTTCAGCGACTGGAGGTGGTCCATTGACGGCACCCCAACTGTCCCAATGGCAGTTGAAAATACTGTCAATAATGGGATTTGGGTTTGGTGATCGCCAAACAGGTGCCAGAGTGCCAGCCTTTATGGAG atcaaTGAACCAATTCCATCAACCTCCAGTCAAACAAGCCATCCTGTGAGAATTCCACAGCCCTTTGATGTGGACAATCCAGAGGAATTTCTAGAGTATGTGGAACCCAGCCAGGAAGATAGGCAGCTGTCACAACCTGAGAGTCTAGCTGTAACAGCTGCCTATGTACCACCAACATTCACACAAGAATGCCCAACGTTCACacctt CCTCACGACGTACACGCTCTACAAGGAGACGATCTGCCAGCACAGATGTAAGAAGCAGATTATATCAGTATGAAGAGGAGCGTGCACAGAGAGACGGTGACAAACGCAGAGCTTGCAGGCATCAGGGGAGAATTGGCAGGCATCAGTGCTACCCTGTTGCAGCTGCATAA
- the LOC110372042 gene encoding uncharacterized protein LOC110372042, whose protein sequence is MNGIRIMKGLQWRSFSRCAILRQEVAQAAPSLTIPVPEGVDKPVSPKIEKIVSEITTLNLLEVSELSQVLKKRLNLPDAPVMPMGGFAMAAPAAQDEEEATPKAVKTSFTVKLTKFDDKQKVALIKEVKSLLEGFNLVQAKKFVESVPTVVKADVSKDEAEKLKEALTKVGGIIEIE, encoded by the exons ATGAACGGCATCAGGATTATGAAGGGCCTTCAGTGGCGTTCTTTTTCACGATg tgccATTCTTCGCCAAGAAGTAGCCCAAGCAGCTCCTTCTCTAACCATTCCGGTGCCAGAAGGCGTAGACAAGCCAGTTTCACCGAAAATTGAAAAGATTGTCTCTGAAATCACAACCTTAAACCTCCTTGAAGTATCAGAGCTTAGTCAAGTATTGAAGAAGAGATTGAATCTTCCTGATGCCCCTGTAATGCCTATGGGGGGCTTTGCTATGGCTGCCCCGGCTGCTCAGGATGAAGAAGAAGCTACCCCTAAAGCTGTGAAGACTAGCTTCACT GTCAAACTCACCAAGTTTGATGACAAACAGAAAGTGGCCCTTATCAAAGAGGTCAAGAGTCTTCTAGAAGGATTCAACCTGGTGCAAGCTAAGAAGTTTGTTGAAAGCGTTCCTACAGTTGTGAAGGCTGATGTGTCTAAAGACGAGGCAGAGAAACTGAAAGAAGCCCTGACCAAGGTCGGAGGCATCATAGAAATAGAATAG
- the LOC135117689 gene encoding putative nuclease HARBI1, whose protein sequence is MATRMLLIEAALREDRVERRRNRRRLRNQLNINEIPDVEFVGNYRLNRQLFEELCQELVPLLPPKARRHGIEPTIKILTALNFYARGCYQGSVGQNLDGPLAQQTVSRCLKEVTTALNAPHIVRKYIKFPQNINERNLIKRQFYDKYGLPGVIGCIDCTHIAIVRPSEHEEQYFNRKHFHSLNTQVICDSDCYITNVDASFGGATHDAYIWRECDIRSHLEGLQNETVYLLGDSGYALREHMMTPIDNAVEDSPEGRYNFVQKRARSTIERTFGILKDDGDVFCQLGNCITALKQLVKL, encoded by the exons ATGGCTACAAGAATGCTTTTAATCGAAGCAGCTTTACGTGAAGATCGGGTAGAGCGAAGAAGGAACCGGCGCCGCTTGCgcaatcaattaaatataaacgaAATTCCCGACGTTGAGTTTGTAGGAAATTACCGACTCAATCGGCAATTATTCGAGGAGTTGTGCCAGGAATTAGTACCTTTATTACCTCCAAAGGCAAGGCGTCATGGAATTGAGCCTACAATTAAG ATCCTTACAGCCTTAAATTTTTATGCCCGAGGTTGTTACCAAGGGTCAGTGGGTCAAAACTTAGACGGGCCCTTGGCACAACAGACTGTTTCTCGTTGTTTGAAGGAAGTCACAACTGCCCTAAATGCACCCCATATAGTAAGGAAGTACATCAAATTCCcgcaaaatataaatgaaaggaATCTTATTAAGCGACA ATTTTATGACAAATATGGGCTTCCTGGTGTGATTGGGTGCATTGATTGCACACATATTGCAATTGTTAGACCTTCAGAGCATGAGGAACAATATTTTAACcgaaaacattttcattctCTTAACACCCAAGTT atatgTGACAGTGATTGCTATATAACAAATGTGGATGCGTCATTTGGTGGAGCAACACATGATGCTTATATTTGGAGAGAGTGTGATATTAGAAGCCACTTGGAGGGTCTCCAGAATGAAACAGTTTATCTGTTAG gtGATTCTGGGTATGCTCTAAGGGAGCATATGATGACACCTATAGACAATGCTGTTGAAGATTCTCCTGAAGGCAGATACAACTTTGTCCAGAAGCGTGCACGATCCACCATCGAACGCACATTTGGGATCCTAAAGGACGATGGAGATGTCTTTTGTCAGCTCGGGAACTGCATTACTGCCCTGAAACAGCTGGTAAAATTGTAA
- the LOC110372048 gene encoding cryptochrome-1 isoform X2, translated as MLGGSVLWFRHGLRLHDNPSLHSALEEKGFPFFPIFIFDGETAGTKLVGYNRMRYLLEALDDLDSQFKKFGGRLIMLKGKPNVVFRRLWEEFGIRKLCFEQDCEPVWRARDDSVKSACKEIGVVCREHVSHTLWEPETVIKANGGIPPLTYQMFLHTVATIGDPPRPVPNIDFTGVKFGSLPECFYQEFTVYDKTPKPEDLGVFLENEDIRMIRWVGGETTALKQMQQRLSVEYETFLRGSYLPTHGNPDLLGPPISLSPALRFGCLSVRSFYWAVQDLFRQVHQGRLTTNSASHFITGQLIWREYFYTMSVNNPNYGQMAGNPICLDIPWKNPEGDELQRWVEGRTGFPFVDAAMRQLRTEGWLHHAARNTVASFLTRGTLWLSWEHGLNHFLKYLLDADWSVCAGNWMWVSSSAFEALLDSGECACPVRLGQRLDPSGEYVRRYVPELARMPVEYIYEPWKAPIDVQERATCVIGKDYPAPVVNHLVAAQRNKNAMKELRHMLQKAPPHCCPSSEDEIRQFMWLNE; from the exons ATGCTTGGTGGAAGTGTCCTCTGGTTCCGTCACGGGCTGCGTCTCCATGACAACCCGTCTCTTCACTCTGCGCTGGAAGAGAAGGGATTCCCTTTCTTCCCTATCTTTATCTTCGATGGAGAAACTGCTG GTACTAAACTGGTTGGCTACAACCGTATGCGGTATCTCCTGGAAGCTCTCGATGACCTGGACAGCCAGTTCAAGAAGTTTGGAGGCAGGCTTATTATGCTGAAGGGAAAGCCTAATGTCGTATTCCGAAGACTTTGGGAGGAATTCG GCATCCGTAAGCTCTGCTTCGAGCAAGACTGCGAGCCAGTATGGCGGGCGCGCGATGACAGCGTGAAGAGCGCCTGCAAGGAGATCGGCGTGGTGTGCCGGGAACATGTCTCTCATACTCTATGGGAGCCCGAGACTGTCATCAAAGCTAATGGGGGGATTCCGCCGCTTACTTACCAGATGTTTTTG cATACGGTAGCAACTATTGGTGATCCCCCGCGCCCAGTCCCCAACATCGACTTCACGGGAGTCAAATTTGGTAGCCTCCCCGAGTGCTTCTACCAAGAGTTTACGGTCTACGATAAG ACTCCTAAACCTGAAGACCTAGGCGTGTTCCTTGAGAACGAGGACATCAGGATGATTCGTTGGGTGGGCGGAGAGACCACCGCGCTTAAGCAGATGCAACAACGTCTGTCTGTCGAATATGAGACATTCCTCAG GGGTTCGTATTTGCCGACCCATGGCAACCCTGACTTATTGGGACCACCGATATCTTTGAGCCCTGCGCTGCGATTTGGATGTCTCTCAGTGAGGAG CTTCTACTGGGCTGTGCAAGATCTTTTCCGTCAAGTGCATCAGGGTCGTCTCACCACCAATTCTGCATCTCATTTTATTACAG GTCAGCTAATCTGGCGCGAATATTTCTACACGATGAGCGTGAACAACCCTAACTATGGCCAAATGGCTGGCAATCCTATCTGCTTGGATATCCCCTGGAAGAATCCTGAAGGGGATGAGTTGCagag ATGGGTAGAAGGCCGCACCGGTTTCCCGTTCGTGGACGCAGCAATGCGTCAGCTGCGCACGGAAGGCTGGTTGCACCATGCGGCGCGTAACACTGTGGCCTCGTTCCTCACTAGAGGCACGCTGTGGCTGTCGTGGGAACACGGCCTTAATCACTTCTTGAAGTATCTGCTGGATGCTGATTG GTCAGTCTGCGCCGGCAACTGGATGTGGGTATCATCATCAGCGTTCGAGGCTCTGCTGGACTCGGGCGAGTGCGCGTGCCCCGTGCGGCTGGGGCAGCGCCTCGACCCCAGCGGCGAGTACGTGCGCCGATACGTGCCCGAGCTAGCGCGCATGCCGGTGGAGTATAT TTACGAGCCGTGGAAGGCGCCTATCGACGTACAAGAGCGAGCCACCTGCGTCATCGGCAAGGACTACCCGGCGCCCGTCGTCAACCACTTGGTGGCTGCTCAGAGGAACAAGAACGCTATGAAG GAACTCCGTCATATGTTACAAAAGGCGCCTCCCCACTGCTGCCCGTCCTCAGAAGACGAGATCCGACAATTCATGTGGCTCAACGAGTAA
- the LOC110372086 gene encoding cytosolic Fe-S cluster assembly factor Nubp2 homolog has protein sequence MLDSVKRVIIVLSGKGGVGKSTVSTQLALTLKERGYKVGLLDVDLCGPSVPYILNLENQSIHQGPDGWIPVYLDKEQRLGVMSIGFLLGSRNDAVVWRGPKKTSMIKQFLEDVCWQDLDFLVIDTPPGTSDEHISVMDTLRQVPQCGALIVTTPQEVAIEDVRKEITFCKRTHIPILGIVENMSGYECPNCSECTNIFSSGGGQSLAEMYKLPFMGSIPIDPRVGKLAGQGLAAITELPDSTTSKVFNALIDQLVETKEATN, from the exons atgCTTGATTCTGTTAAACGTGTTATAATAGTGCTCTCCGGGAAGGGAGGCGTTGGAAAGTCAACAGTAAGCACACAGCTGGCTCTAACTTTAAAAGAAAGAGGTTATAAG GTTGGGCTACTGGACGTAGATTTATGTGGGCCCAGCGTACCATACATTCTCAACTTGGAGAATCAGAGTATCCACCAAGGTCCTGATGGCTGGATCCCGGTATACTTGGACAAAGAGCAGAGGTTAGGGGTGATGTCAATAGGCTTTTTACTCGGTTCCCGAAACGACGCCGTAGTGTGGAGAGGGCCAAAGAAAACTTCAATGATTAAGCAGTTTCTTGAAGATGTATGCTGGCAGGATCTTGATTTCCTCGTCATTGATACTCCTCCag GAACATCAGATGAGCACATATCCGTGATGGACACCCTCAGGCAGGTTCCACAATGTGGTGCACTCATAGTGACCACACCACAGGAAGTAGCCATTGAGGATGTACGCAAGGAGATCACATTCTGCAAAAGGACGCACATTCCTATACTGGGCATTGTTGAAAATATGAGCGG ATATGAATGCCCAAACTGCAGTGAATGCACAAACATATTCTCAAGCGGCGGTGGCCAGTCACTGGCTGAAATGTACAAACTCCCCTTCATGGGCAGTATTCCTATCGACCCAAGAGTCGGCAAGTTAGCTGGACAAGGCCTAGCTGCTATCACAGAACTACCCGACTCTACCACAAGCAAAGTGTTCAATGCACTCATTGATCAACTAGTTGAAACCAAAGAAGCTACGAATTAA